The Longimicrobium sp. nucleotide sequence TGCCCGAAGACATCTACGCGCAGGCCCGGCTGAGCTGCTCGTGCTTCGAATCGCTTTCCGAGAAGCTGACGGAGCGGTTCCACACGCGCGTGGAGGTGCTGCGCAAGCTGAACCCCGGGGTGACGCTGGATTCGCTCGCCGCCGGGGACACGCTGTACGTGCCGGCCGTCCGCCCCGCCGACGCGCGCGCGGCGGGGGAGATTCGCCAGCTGGTGGTATCGGGAGCCGGCAAATACGTGCAGGCACTGGATGCGAACGGCCGCATCCTCTATCACTTTTCCGCCACGCTGGGCTCCACGTTCGACCCGTCACCGCAGGGCGACTTCGCGGTGACGTCCATCCACGAGAACCCGTGGTGGCACTACCAGCCGAAGCTGCTGGCCCACGTGCCCGACGACCGGCCGAGCGCGCGCATTCCGCCCGGGCCCAACAGCGCGGTCGGCCGCGTGTGGATGAGCCTTTCCGCGCCGCACTACGGAATTCACGGCACCAAGTCGCCGGAGACGATCGGGTACGCGCAGAGCGCCGGGTGCGTGCGCCTGACCAACTGGGACGCGCTGTTCCTGAGCAAGCGCCTGCTGCCGGGAACGCCGGTCACCTTCAGCGACACGCCGCGGCCCGGGGCGGGGCAGCCGGCGGACGCCCGGCGGCCCGTCATCGGCACGCGGGCGGACAGCGCGCGCACGGATTCCACCGCGCGTCCGAGCGCTGCGCCGCGCGACACGGCTCGTCGCACGCCGCCAGCCGCGCGCGACACCGCTCGTCCTGCGACTCCCGCGCCTCGCGACACAGCTCGTTCACCCACGCAGGCGCCGCCCCGCACCACGGCCACGCCGCGTCCAGCGGCGCCGGCAGGCAGTCCGACGCCCGCGCCTCAGAACCCCGCGCCGGTGCCCGCCGCGCCAGCTGCGAGGGATACGACGCGGGGCACACAGCCGGCGGCGCGTCCCTGACGAGTTCCCGACCGAGTTGATGGAGCGCGGGGTGCCGGCCAGTCCGGTGCTCCGCTTTCGTCTCTTCTCCCCCGACGCTCGCAAACCGTCCCGCCACGCGGCCCGAAGGTTGCCTGTCGTGACCCCTAAGCCGCCCGTCCCCCCGGGGCCGGGCGGCTTTCGCCTACACCGCGACACGAGGCACGCAAGTGATGATCATCAAACGAGTTTCACTCGCCGCCCTGGCCGCGCTGGCCGTGGCCGGATGCAAGGACGGCGGCGGAGACGCGCAGGCCAAGGGCGCGCAGGCACGCGAGGTGGACAACGATCCCACGCGCGCTGTCGTAGCGTGGGACCGCCGCGCCGCGCGGATGACGCCCGAGGAGATGGAGCGCGCCCGCATGGACGAGTCGTGGATGGAGGTGGTGCAGCTGGACCCCATCCCCGGCGGGCGGAACGAGCGCCCTAATCCCGAGAAGTGGGAGCAGATCTCCATCGAGTCGGTGAACACCGCGCCGCAGCACGTGCCCCTGTACGGCGACGTGGGCGGCCCGTCGGTGCTGCGCATCCAGGTGATGCTGGACCGGGCGCTGTTCTCGCCGGGGATCATGGACGGGCGCTGGGGAAAGAACACGGCCCAGGCGCTGTACTGGTTCCAGAAGCGTGAGGGCCTTCCCGCCACCGCGCGTGCAGACTCGGCCACCTTCGAACGCCTGCGGTCCGCTTCGGGCAGCCCGGCCGAACTGGTGGTGCGCCGCACGCTGTCTGCGAAAGACGTCGCGGGCCCGTTCACCAAGATTCCCGAAGACGTGTACGAGCACGCCAAGCTGGACTGCTCGTGCTACGAATCGCTCACCGAGA carries:
- a CDS encoding L,D-transpeptidase family protein, which encodes MPNLMRAALAALVLAASHLAPAPALAQAGERPVVLPTQRARPPARATPAPAGTSQQRPGRPPAVRRPRVPPAAERDTTPAAGPLRERWADISVQTANSGTYHLPVGRGNSGPSVLRVQVLLSRALFSTGMMDGYWGHNTQTAVQFFQSREGLPATGVVDSATYAQLALIAGDSQTVVPQVLTADDVAGPFMRMPEDIYAQARLSCSCFESLSEKLTERFHTRVEVLRKLNPGVTLDSLAAGDTLYVPAVRPADARAAGEIRQLVVSGAGKYVQALDANGRILYHFSATLGSTFDPSPQGDFAVTSIHENPWWHYQPKLLAHVPDDRPSARIPPGPNSAVGRVWMSLSAPHYGIHGTKSPETIGYAQSAGCVRLTNWDALFLSKRLLPGTPVTFSDTPRPGAGQPADARRPVIGTRADSARTDSTARPSAAPRDTARRTPPAARDTARPATPAPRDTARSPTQAPPRTTATPRPAAPAGSPTPAPQNPAPVPAAPAARDTTRGTQPAARP